One region of Zingiber officinale cultivar Zhangliang chromosome 7B, Zo_v1.1, whole genome shotgun sequence genomic DNA includes:
- the LOC122003863 gene encoding protein PIN-LIKES 6-like isoform X3 yields MRPSRRSPLFLVCEQAIFLFPSRGQHSSDPSPSLEHCGPQPSILFSPSRALTGQIIGILWYIVGKLKLKQIFQPPIIASALAIIIGAIPFLKNFILTDDTPLFFFTDSCLILGEAMIPCILLALGGNLVDGSGPGSKRLGLRTTAAIIFGRLVLVPPTGLGIITIADKLGLFPRGDKMFKFVLLLQHTMPESSGKR; encoded by the exons ATGAGGCCCAGTCGCcggtctcctctcttccttgtgtgcGAGCAGGCGATCTTCTTATTTCCCTCACGAGGACAACACAGCAGCGATCCTTCTCCCTCGCTCGAGCACTGCGGACCACAACCGTCGATCCTCTTCTCTCCGAGCCGTGCCTTAACTGGTCAG ATAATTGGCATCCTATGGTATATTGTTGGAAAGCTGAAGCTAAAGCAAATTTTTCAGCCTCCCATTATTGCCTCA GCTTTGGCTATCATCATTGGCGCTATACCATTTTTGAAGAACTTCATCTTGACTGATGATACCCCGCTATTCTTCTTCACTGACAGCTGCCTTATTCTTGG GGAAGCGATGATCCCATGTATTTTGCTTGCTCTGGGTGGAAATCTTGTGGATG GCTCTGGCCCAGGCAGTAAAAGACTTGGTTTACGAACAACTGCTGCTATCATATTTGGAAGATTGGTTTTGGTTCCTCCTACAGGACTTGGAATAATCACCATTGCTGAcaagcttggactttttcccaggGGCGACAAAATGTTCAAATTTGTCCTGCTGCTGCAGCACACTATGCCAGAAAG ctcagggaaaagataa
- the LOC122003863 gene encoding protein PIN-LIKES 6-like isoform X1 yields the protein MRPSRRSPLFLVCEQAIFLFPSRGQHSSDPSPSLEHCGPQPSILFSPSRALTGQIIGILWYIVGKLKLKQIFQPPIIASALAIIIGAIPFLKNFILTDDTPLFFFTDSCLILGEAMIPCILLALGGNLVDGSGPGSKRLGLRTTAAIIFGRLVLVPPTGLGIITIADKLGLFPRGDKMFKFVLLLQHTMPERYVQHLCHHHLYAIYSGEMT from the exons ATGAGGCCCAGTCGCcggtctcctctcttccttgtgtgcGAGCAGGCGATCTTCTTATTTCCCTCACGAGGACAACACAGCAGCGATCCTTCTCCCTCGCTCGAGCACTGCGGACCACAACCGTCGATCCTCTTCTCTCCGAGCCGTGCCTTAACTGGTCAG ATAATTGGCATCCTATGGTATATTGTTGGAAAGCTGAAGCTAAAGCAAATTTTTCAGCCTCCCATTATTGCCTCA GCTTTGGCTATCATCATTGGCGCTATACCATTTTTGAAGAACTTCATCTTGACTGATGATACCCCGCTATTCTTCTTCACTGACAGCTGCCTTATTCTTGG GGAAGCGATGATCCCATGTATTTTGCTTGCTCTGGGTGGAAATCTTGTGGATG GCTCTGGCCCAGGCAGTAAAAGACTTGGTTTACGAACAACTGCTGCTATCATATTTGGAAGATTGGTTTTGGTTCCTCCTACAGGACTTGGAATAATCACCATTGCTGAcaagcttggactttttcccaggGGCGACAAAATGTTCAAATTTGTCCTGCTGCTGCAGCACACTATGCCAGAAAGATATGTACAACATCTTtgtcatcatcatctttatgcCATTTATTCTggggaaatgacttaa
- the LOC122003863 gene encoding protein PIN-LIKES 6-like isoform X2 codes for MRPSRRSPLFLVCEQAIFLFPSRGQHSSDPSPSLEHCGPQPSILFSPSRALTGQIIGILWYIVGKLKLKQIFQPPIIASALAIIIGAIPFLKNFILTDDTPLFFFTDSCLILGEAMIPCILLALGGNLVDGSGPGSKRLGLRTTAAIIFGRLVLVPPTGLGIITIADKLGLFPRGDKMFKFVLLLQHTMPERYGKDNDHTQKGEEKRS; via the exons ATGAGGCCCAGTCGCcggtctcctctcttccttgtgtgcGAGCAGGCGATCTTCTTATTTCCCTCACGAGGACAACACAGCAGCGATCCTTCTCCCTCGCTCGAGCACTGCGGACCACAACCGTCGATCCTCTTCTCTCCGAGCCGTGCCTTAACTGGTCAG ATAATTGGCATCCTATGGTATATTGTTGGAAAGCTGAAGCTAAAGCAAATTTTTCAGCCTCCCATTATTGCCTCA GCTTTGGCTATCATCATTGGCGCTATACCATTTTTGAAGAACTTCATCTTGACTGATGATACCCCGCTATTCTTCTTCACTGACAGCTGCCTTATTCTTGG GGAAGCGATGATCCCATGTATTTTGCTTGCTCTGGGTGGAAATCTTGTGGATG GCTCTGGCCCAGGCAGTAAAAGACTTGGTTTACGAACAACTGCTGCTATCATATTTGGAAGATTGGTTTTGGTTCCTCCTACAGGACTTGGAATAATCACCATTGCTGAcaagcttggactttttcccaggGGCGACAAAATGTTCAAATTTGTCCTGCTGCTGCAGCACACTATGCCAGAAAGATAT ggaaaagataatgaccatacccagaaaggagaagaaaagagaagctag
- the LOC122004483 gene encoding putative pectate lyase 21, translating to MLGYVIGVAGWATGLEFEGGRVHDVDGIQIKPKSRHIWIDRCSLQDYDDGLIDITRESTDITVSRCRFANHDKTMLIGADKSHVTDRCIRITIHHCFFNGTRQRQPRLRFGKVHLYNNYTRNWSIYAVCASVEAQILSQCNIYEAGQKKLVFRYIPEKVITATIPTIVGENINVFMTLK from the exons ATGCTTGGCTATGTCATTGGTGTTGCTGGCTGGGCTACTGGTCTGGAATTTGAAGGTGGCAGAGTGCATGATGTCGATGGTATTCAGATAAAGCCCAAGTCGAGGCATATTTGGATAGACCGCTGCAGCTTACAAGATTATGATGATGGACTAATTGATATCACTCGCGAAAGTACTGATATCACCGTTTCAAG ATGCCGCTTCGCCAATCATGACAAGACAATGCTTATTGGAGCAGACAAGAGTCATGTTACCGATAGATGTATTCGCATTACCATTCACCATTGCTTCTTCAATGGAACAAGACAGAGACAGCCTCGACTTAGATTTGGCAAAGTTCACCTTTATAACAACTACACAAGAAACTGGAGCATATATGCTGTCTGTGCCAGTGTAGAAGCACAG ATCTTGTCTCAATGCAATATTTATGAAGCAGGACAAAAGAAGTTGGTATTTAGGTACATACCTGAGAAG GTAATTACTGCAACCATTCCTACTATAGTTGGTGAAAACATTAACGTGTTCATGACTTTAAAATAG